Genomic segment of Mytilus edulis chromosome 12, xbMytEdul2.2, whole genome shotgun sequence:
tacataccaaCTAAACTATGGTCCTCTCTAAGTATctgaaatatgtcaaagaaattATGCTAAATTAAATGAGATCGTattgaacattttaaatttgattttaggTTTAAATCTGGAGAGAAAAATCAGTATTGACATTTAGGTAGTGTACGTACGAAACTTATCCAAAACAAATACTGGCTTACAATTTTTCTACTTCACCATTAATGGAAGATAACTCTTATAGTAACATTTTTCTGGAATGATAgtgacattttcattttttacttgtTTCAAGAGAACAAGTTTGATGACTTTAATGATGTAGTACAAAAGACCACACATACAGCAAACGTAGGAGATCTAGTATTTAttgtcatatgtttttgtttcCAGGATACATGGTCTCATagcatacatgtatgtcatgGTAGTCAATCAAGTCGCATGAGTAGCTGGGCTTTTTCTATCATGTATGTTTTATAGCATATAaacatataggaagatgtagtatgagtgccaatgagacaactctccatccaagtcacaatttataaaaataaaatattataggtCAAGGCacaaccttcaacacggagccttggctcacaccgagcagcaagctataaacggccccaacaaatactagtgtaaaaccattcaaacggaaaaacaagcggtctaatctatataaaaaactagAAACGAGATACACTTATgaaacacatacacaaacgacaactaatcaacatcagattcctgacttaggacagatgcaaaaaATTGCATCGGGATTCAACGTTTTTTAAAACCGTCCCTTATCTGAATAACGTATTTTCGGCtttcccttgacaccatttgcgaatTTGGTCATGagaaaacgatgatagtccgtcggaaggggacgataaatggcttacccgtgttaagagagagccatatctcatGCACGTTAAAGACAGCCTTGTAGATGTCGAAAAAGATCAAGCTAATGCTGCTACCAGGCAGTActcacacccgcaaagtggaaagggattaatgttagtttcaaaacttgtttcccaatccaccataaatgaatatgtttaaactaactataGTGTAAAATTAAACATAGAAATacacattataaaatatcaattagtaAGGAATAACTCGATTAAAAAACgtagtaaaacaaaaacaaaaatgaaatagaacACTTTCGAATCTGTCCGTCACCGAAAAAAAACTcgtgacggaaatgcatcgaacccGAAAGTTGTCGattaacacacaatgaacgaatacaTTTTATCTATTAAACAATGTAAATGCAAAGTtaatatgaatattatatatgaaTAATATTGTAAAAgcataaatgttttatatttgattgTTTATAACTAGTTTGACTCCATTCACGCACAGAAAGGTGAAAGAAAAGTATCAATTTACAACACTTACCTGACAGAGATAGTGTTGTCTGTCAATAGCTGTCAATGCTTTCAACAAATTTCCAATTGTAGCACTTGATTGCTCACTTTCTGCTCTTTCTTTCCACTGAAACAGACCCATCAACGTGATGTCCATAGGATTTGAGAAATAACGAAAATTCAATCTGTCGTAATCAGCTTTTGTCATACCAAGATAAATAAAGAATTTGTAGAAGTCTTCAATCTCCATTATTTTTGCTAGATACACGAAATGCTGATCAACTGGTTTCAAACGGAGTGTTTCAGTTTCTGCCTCTAGACCTTGTAAAATAAATAAGCTTTTTATCTAATTAGTATACACATTTTATTATTACTGACAGCAATTATAGTAATCACAACCCGACCTATATCGTTCTTTTAATTAAGATACTAATATAAACgtctcaaatgtagaaaagtaattAACGAATAAGAACAAAACCtgatataaaaaacaaataaaaaacaccTGTACCTTTAAACCTGGATAACACAACCTATCCAATATTATTGGTtgccattttttcaattttatttaagggataaagataaaaatgttgtaaatataatagaatttaaGAAGACTGTGAaacacaagtgagaggttaagccatctataaaaccaggtttcataattatttcaccataagaaaatgtctgctccatgcaggaatatgacagttgttacccatCCGTTTAaggtgtttgagtttttgatttttccGTTTGATTATGGACTTAACGTTTTGAGTTTTCCACGGggtttttggtatttttgttggtttgagttttaacattatttttattaagaTTAAAACTTGCTTTCAAACTTTgtattcatttttgtatttttacaagAATTCTgaaattttgtctgtttgtttgctTATTCACTTTTgagaaaaaatgattttactaaTAAATTATGACTTCCCTTTTTGTGATATAGATAAGTCATTACCTTTACAGTTTGGGTCGCAATGGTTTTTAGTCtgaaaaataaatgattaaaataacTAGATGTATTAACATAAAATTAAAACTGCAACCTAACAACACAAGTGATCTGATCAATTCGATACGAAAAAAGGAAATTGTGAAAGTATAAAGCTACAGAACTGTTGTTAACCCCTTTGCATCAACAACAAATTTACAGTACTAAATACAAACATCATTATTTACTctactttaaatttcaaaattaaaacgaAGCATTAATCAAACGTAAATGTTCTTGATGAAGCTGTCTTTgagttatatataattttattgtttgGTTTCTAAAAAAATTGTTTGCATTCATTAAAGTAGTATCATAAGCATATATATGAAATTTCCTGAAGTGTGCTAACCACATACCATCTTCTTCAATTCAAGGTtcatgattaaaatatttttttttaatacaatcgtattgtttgggttttttttggcagAAAGAGAATTAATAAAGAAACTTAACTTGCCTTATCAAAAACCCAATTCAgaggacattttgttttatgtgttttcccaTTCTTGCATCTCCACTGTGTTTGTTTTTTGGCGTCTGCCAAAGGAATGAAACAAGTTTCCCCGCTGCATACTTCTCCAACTTCTATTTCAAACAGATCTGACATAActttatgactttgtttaccaaAACAACGATGATAACACTGAAGAATTCGTCCGAGTGCTAAAGTCAAGCACTCCTGTGTTGTTGTTGCTAGATCTGGTGATATAAGGTGTTTTGACACGTCATTGACGAGATATGCAACGATTCTCTGTCCTTGAACATGAATTTGAATTTCATTTCTGTTATCAGCATCGATAACTGCAGATTGAAAATAGAGACAAAAACGAGCATCAACCACTTTCAAAGGCCAGATGCTTATTGCAGCCCCAATAAGCTTGAACGCCAAAGCCGACGGAATTACTGTCTCTTTCAAATGAAAAGCTATGCATATAGTTCGGTCGTCTGTTGCAGCGTTTTGCATTTTTCTTGGAATTTTAGTCTTGACGATGCAGGGAACAAGAAATAAGTCTGCAGCTGTTTCTATGTCTGTGTAGCGTTTAGGTTCCACAAGAATATCGAGGTGGAGGAGGACTTGTACCACATACTCTTTTATTCTGTCATTCATCATAACATCTTTGAAAGCTGGTTGTGACCATAGAGTATAAAGGTCTGTCTTCCTTAGAACTCCAGTTAATGACAAATTCTGTAGTATGCCTCGAATGGTTCCCTTCTTCGGCCAAAACATTTTGTCTGTGATAAAAGCTCTTAGAATATTGACCATTGCCGAAGGTTGAATGACAACGAAATCTCTTAAATTAGGTTCATCAAAATATAATAGCTTTCCTATTGAGTGTTGGACATTTAAGAAGTCATCAACTCTTCTTTCATTCAGAGCAAGTTCCTTATTAGACTTGTTCATCTCCAAAAGCCTCTCTTTCGTAATCAACCTTACTCCATGGGTTCTCATATCTGATATTTGTAAATCAAGAGGCACCCACACAATCGGCATTTGTTGTCCCCATGTTGACTGCTGAAAGGCGATATCAACTAATGTATCTTTCAAACCATCGATTGCTGGGTCTGTTGCGTCTGTTGCATTGATAAAAAACACTCGATCGTACATGATATGCTCATGAAGCTTGTGTGAAGAAAACAGTTGTGTCAACTCCTCTTGGAAAGTTACAACTAATTTCTTTTTCTCATCCTGCAAATCAAACCAAACAAAAAATGACACCAATGAATTTTTTCGTTACCACGAAAAACGAAAgttaaataaatgttatatcaacaAGTACTTTGCCTTTTGTAACTACTGTAATCATAGAAAGTCCTTCTTTGCATCAAACTTTTTGTGAAATCGGTCACTTTTGTAATCGTGCTTCAATATTAGTCCAAGACTAGGTGGTCAAttgcttttaaattttcataGGACATTCTAACATCGCCTGAAGCTACATCTAAAATACCGTCAAAATATacccatttaattttaaaattaagatcCCACTGATTTTGGGTTTAAGATCAAAATTGTGCCTCGGACAGGATacttaaaatatcaacaaaaaatataCGATGTAAATATcctttatacaaaataaaagaatgtAAAGAGTTTCTTCTATTGTGTTCTGTCATTTATAATGATTTGTTCACTGATGGACAATGATGTTTGCATAACATTTATTCTGcttcaaaaacaaaacatttgttttaggTATTAGCAACTTTAGAAAGTGAAATATATAGCtgatcagaataaaaaaaaaattggatatcTTGTAAAAATAGTTAAACTGACAATTTGCCTGATACATGACAAATAGACTACAGTTTAGAGCTCACCAGGTCAATAGAGTTGATACATGTGGCTTGATAAATTATTACAAAGCCATTGTCAGCTAAGATCATGTTTTTTATCATCAATGTTATATGTTAACGTGGGTGTTAACTAGGTTAGTTATGTctaaatatgaaaatagtttgAACAATCTATGACAGTTTTGTTTGTAGAAATCATGTCTTATTTATGTGAAACTTACTTCATATCATCGAGAGCTTAGTGCAGGTTAAAAGATATTAGAACGTTTACCTTTTATATTaacatattgttttgttttcaagaACAAGAGAAGAAGAAAATATTTCATTGGAAACTGGTTCAATATCCAAACAAGATGTGGTATTGTTGACTTTGATACAACTATTCCTCAAAGAACAGTAGCAGAATGTTTTTCTTAGTACAGTAAGACATACCTCAGTAAAGCTATCACTATGTGTTGCAGCAAACACAATTCTTGGTATTTTGTCAACACTTTTGTTACAGTAGGTCAACACGGAGTTAATCCAATGCACAAGAATGGCtgaaaaatacaatgtattaatttcttaataatttaacGCCACATAATGGTGGAGAACAAATTTATAGgtagaaaagtttaaaaaaacaaatgtgatcAAAATTAAGAAACGCGAAACCTCTTCATCAGAGCCCACATAACGTAGCGCTCAGGAAAAATTAATCATGAACGTTGAAACTACCAAAAAGGaaagcttgcatcaattatttctaaaaaatatattgGTATACAAATGACACTAGGTTGAAATTCCTTTTCAAACATATGAATGTTTTACTATGAAAATATTATTGCAATTTGATGACTACTGTTTAATTCCTATGTATTGTTTTCTCTTTATACAACACAAAGATTTATTCTGATAATGACAAATTTCTGTGTGTTGCTAATTAAATGTATGCATGATATTATGGTTTGTTTCAGACAAGTAGTAGATGTAACACATTTGTGTTTCTTTTAATGAGTTGCAGTATTATGTTTATTCAAATCTTCTGTTTCTATATAATAAATGCATTGATAAATGTATAGTCTTCATGATCATTAGAAGTATTTAGAATTCAATAGAATAATTAGAATAACTTACAAGCTGCTGTTACATCTTCTTGTTCATATTCTTCCAattctgtggaaagacctttaCGTCCATCAAACATCAGAATGAACGTCCCTCTGTGTTGGATGAATAACTGATGAGTCATATCAAACGATTTTTGCCCACCAAAGTCGACCAAATCTGACGGTGCTATATTCATGCTATAAGTTCCTTTCTTAATCTTCTCCAATAAGTCATCTTGAATGGAATAGGCAGTATGAATCGGTGGTTCTTGAAAGCCTCTTACAGTTTCCTGAACAATTTGAGACGGAATCTGCTGATGTCTACCAGAAGAGGTTTTTCTAGATGTTGTATTTGCTTCTTGAAGCTGTTTTGGTGGAAACTCTTCCAAATTCGATTGATTTGAATCATATTCATTTGTTGTAAGATTTAATACTGGATCACCTGGGACTTCATCTATATTAACATCAACATTCCGTTTTAAAGATGATTCCCCTATCAGTCTTTGTTGCTCTTTTAATTCGGGATTTCCAAGTAGAAGTTTCGTTAATATATCACCACTAccttataaaaatataacaacaaattttaagcAAAGTGGTGTCAAACATAAAGAGCGttcaatgttaaatattttgttattttccaTCATCAGTAACACCCATAACTTGAGAAAAAAACGGACGACAAACAAAACTATCTAACATGCCATATTTATTACTAGTAAATAATAtacttataacacaaaaaaaatgcattaacaAGAACAAATGTTTACACAACTCATCCCAAATAAAAATATGAGGGCTTACATTCATTCATTTCTGATTAAGGCATGACAAGCTCCACAAAATCAACTGATTATAGCGAGAAAATTTATAAGCTGACAAAACCTTTTCTGTCAATTAATTATCATGCTGAAAGGCTAAGACatgaacaaatataaattatgtacCCTTTTTTAATGGAATCATCTTTCGGTGTTGTAAGTCGATGCCATTTCTACCAAAATGAATAATTAGTCCTTCTGTTGAAACCCATGTCTTTGGAATTACCTCGCCAATTAAAATACTTGCTAGCGAAGATTTCCCAATATTACAAGATCCTGCCAAATACACCCTATTTTCGTAGGAAGCAAATGTTCCTGCAGCTACAAGATCCTGGAAGTCATCTCGATTTAAATGGATGAGTTTAGTCCAAATGGATTCTGACATTTTCTATGCAATACCAAAATTGATTAAACAGTGTAAATCTATCAAAAATActttatagtacgtttgttgcgtgcaaagtgcttttctggatttaccaaattcaaatcaaacattttttagtGCGACGTTAACAGCCAGTATAGATCAATATGAAACAATTTCTACCTTCCCAATATTCTGTTTCCCAAAGTCGGTTAAAATTGATTCATACCAAATGAACATGAACAGAAATACTGTTAAATCTCTTTGATACTTTTTctaatgtacatttttgtaaaggagaaggtccagtaagaccccttttttgccccaaaatatagcagttttacaaaattattaaaatgtaaacttgtagttctttattggaaagtagaatacttttGCTACATAAAAATTGGCTGTTTTTGATATatcaatgcacatatatcgggtactagcatcattaaatcatgctaaattacttaaagtttcacaattttagcattttagttaaattttagacggtttctgtctcaaatgaaagtggccgcatttgtgttcatttttaatattgaaatgtaagttgtatttgataataatacataacattaTACAGTTCGAGGATGAACAAGTtaaaaaatctttcacataaactaattgaatcaactgaaataggcactgaagtgtttaaaaagtgtcctgaatctttcgtcagatgaacctgaaatttgggGTCAAAATCGACCCTTACCGAACCTACTCTTTTGTCCAAATTCTTATTTTTTGTGAGTTCTGATTCTATTGAATTCAGATTTTTGTGAATTCTGATTTTTGTAAATTCTAATTCTTGTTATTCAAATTCTTGTTAGTTTTTATTCTTGTAATTTCGGTGCATTTGTTTGAGACAGGTAAACGGCAGAGTATGTACATGTTTATTAGGATACATTAATTTTTGCCGGAGTTAGTGTTCAATATTTAGGGTTAGGTTAAATTGGAGGTCACAGTGACCTCATTTATACGCTAAGAAAAaagataaactaaaaataaaatatattcaacaTGTTTGATACGAATTTACAAATCAACGAAAGTATCAGCAGTGTGTCTAATTCCTGAATGATATGGTACCAGTCTAGATATGACCTGTATCGAAAAACAAGcaaggtcattttttttaattcatagaataaaagaaaaaaaaatgaaaaacaacagatATTTGTCAATATCGTTCAATATTTTGTTTAGTATCTGTAAAAAATCAATAGGCTACACAACAATGTGTTGTATAGTTATTTACTTTAGTGACGAACATGATAGCAAAACCTATGTCTAGATCTTACTTTGGTATTGAGAAATTTAAACAAATGTGAAAGTTTATAAAGGTTTAAAGGCGTGCTTTCACACTAAATTGAAGTGTATATTTGTTTAGCACCCTCTAGTttgatcaggtttttttttaaactcgatTAGTTATTGTATACGTGATTTCtacaaatcattaaaaatatGTACTTCTAAGTATGCCATCACTTCTTTATACTTCCCTTGTTTGGCCTCGGCTGCTAAATCGTATGGAGATTTGCCCTGAAATACAGACAAATTAGTATTGTTAACTAAATTATCTGAAGTAGTTGTATACTCTGAAATAGGGCGTGTGATGCATATAGTATATCATGAACGGTAATATTCTAATATGGCTATCGTTTCGATTGTTTGTTTCAATTGGTGGTTGTATTCTATGAAGTGGTAGTTGTTTCGTTTAAAACATCAATAAGGGGTTGTATTCTctgaaagtgatttttttttctttttgttgtatATTAAGTGTATGATTTGTGGTTTAACTATAACTGTAAAAGGCTGTTGTTGTGTTTACAGTGTATGAGTTGTTGTCTATGACTTAATGGTTGTAGTTGTGTATTAAACGTACTGTTGATTGCTGTATTTTTTTAACCATAAAATTGATCTGGTtggtttggttgatatgtttaaGTTGTTTATTAGTTGTTTGGTTGTTGTTGAGTCTTTGATGTTTGATAGGAGGTTGTATTATGCTTTTGTTATTGTAGTGTCTTACGTGTCATCTTCATGTTTGTATTATcgttcatttttgctggtgtgttttgtatatgctaCGTTTTGTGTTTCATTGGTTCTTATAACGTAACTCTGTAGATCATGTCAGTattttattgttctataatatttcattatgttatatttctattataaattagaaaatacgttgaaccacaaacgtcaaaattattcaatcgcgtagtggaatgacatatttgtggattcttatatattatataaaacttttggactattttaaatctcggtctatttctgaaattaattcttacttacttttgatttttttaccctgTATGCTAGCaatgcccatgtgaaattttaaaattgtttgtataaacattgaacgacaaaaaaaTGTGACGTAAATTTTCTGATGTCAGATACGCAAAATTGTTTCTTTACAAATTGTtacacggtgatgactgctgtacccatattttgactattttatttataatgtctgtttagttcacgcatcattgtaaatataaccaaattggatgagactgtcgtacaaagtgagaggtttagcgctataaaaccaggtttaattcaccattttctacatttgaaaatgcctgtaccaagtccggaatatgccagttgttgtccattcgttttttatgtgttttgtcatttgattttgccatgtgattagggactttccagtttgattttcctctgagttctgtatttttgtgattttacttctttcttCGTAGTTGTTGCTTGTGTTGGTAGTTGATCGGTTACTGTtgttgtgtctttagtgtttgatttctagttatttattttttttgaagatcTAAATGACTAAAGTTTCCAAATACAGATTGTTCTTTCTATGCACAAAAGCTTCTTGTCACAATAAAAGCTATCTGCCACATAAACATGCAATTAGTGTCGTTAAACATCAATactcaagcaatcaatcaatgagcaaacaatattttaatcaaatatgcaCACTACATGATCACTAAACGATCACCCTTTACACTACATACATTGATCTTCTGCTTACAGTATTTCAGACAGACTTCAATTCAAGACAATTATTTTTGATCATTTTACGACGGAAATAAGGCCAGTGGCATTTTAAACTATTCAAGTCATACATGAACAATTTATAATCATTCAAGCAATCAATTACAgtaaaaacaatcttaaaataTAGAAGAAACAGACTACACTACACTCTGTCTCCTACATTTTCGTTCAAGGATACAACCCCGTGCGTATTGGCACTGTAAACAAACGGATTATCATTAGACTATCCAAAACTTTTACATAATTAAGTATGCAGGAAACATCACTTCTGAACATATATTACAAAGACAATTTAACAACATATACAGTacaacctgtataaaccggccggcttCGGGACTACgaaaaagggccggtttggacagtgagccggtttattcaggtttccgttttgaccggaagttaatgacttgtgacgtccgacATTTTGCATGTACAAGttctctctgattgtaaattatatctgataaattaaaatactttcacttcgtttttcattgtttgcatttaCATCATAATGCTCGCGTTGTTTAGATTGTACACCcatgatcaataatttgaaatgttggaatggccgataaaaaagccagaatattatcaaacgtaatttcatccctttcgaaacgttgtcgttcagtgtacaatatccattgattgttgtcatccgggtgtttttcattatcaaggtcatttgtttaggggttcatAACAGGGAACCCAGGATTTCGAAATCACGATGCGAATTTCTTACTCTgggatttaaatttgtttatccaagttaaaacgtatgttcaatccgagatatattcggtgtgtcttttcgtttaattgacacgtttataatgttttaataaataatacagctcactactgtacgattgtaggttcacagtttgacacctgactaattgatAATCACGAAAAgccatattgtataaaaaaaaaaaattttttgattgcatatcgatcattgaaactaattagacaaaccggttttgacaggtaataattaatgtaattaagagtattgggacttcataattagaccggaattcgtaatacacagggtccggtttacaaagggtattttaacaaagactttgaatggaaaaatatgggacttttattttcggccggaatggacaggaagccggtttattcagggtccggtttaatcaggtttgactgtataacatattattttttttttttggttttgtgttttatatattgCGTATCATAATTTAGTGCTTTAATAATTAATTGGCCAATGGAACATTTAAAATGTTACCTGATGTGTTGTGGCCAAGGGACTAATACAGGCGTGTTCTACCAGATAACGTGTAACCTGCAAATGACCAAACTTAGCAGCCAAATGTAATGCTGTTTTCCCATCATACTACAATGATAACATATAACATGTAAATAATATGGacaatttcctttaaaaatatcaataattacttaaaacaaacttttaaaattatctcACTTACTGGAAATGGTGTGTCATCCATATCAAAAGATCTATATAGTACATCAATCAGTATTCAGAACTTTGTCAAATTACAGGTCACACTGATATTTATGTTTTACGATAACAACATGTATTGTTTGAGACATCAGATCTTCAATCATTTCTGttcaaataaacaatttcaaGGAGGGTAATAATATATCCATGGATTCAATACAACACACTGAGATCTCACTTTGATTATAAACATGGTTCAACATAATTGTCAGTTTTCAATGTCCacttttaaaagaattatgaaaagAGTGACATTTCTTGGTTCACACCAATGCGACAAGTGAAATGGCATGTATTTCATCTTAGCAAGTCTTTAAGCGGTTCCCATGAAACCTCTCGAATGTAAAGGCGTGATAAGGTGTTCATTCAGAGGAATGTAAATTATAAGTTAAACATATTACATACAGTTGTGACATCTTTGTTACACTTTTTGTCAATAAGCAGTCGAACAACTTCTAGTTGTCCTCCCCTGGCAGCTAACATCATTGCTGTCACTCCGTGAAAGTCCTGGAATTATACAACTGACATCAGcatttgtgttgctcagtctttagttttctatgatgtgttactgtgttgtcagtttatttaacgatttatgagtttgactgtcccactggtatctttcgtccctcttttatatgtaCCGTTGGtcttttcttctcttttttagtcttacgttgccagtttatttttgatttatgagtttgaatgtcccttttgtcTCTCAAAGATATATGTTTCAGGATGGTAAAATGAGAATTAACTATATTTAATTTGTCTGACATGTATTTGTTTGATAATTAATTAAAACTGGctgatttataattttgaaatatgaccTGCTTTTAGAAGATGTTACTTGTTTTAAAATGAGCCCACTTCagattaattttaacaaaattatgtcaTCTTTTGAACCTGTCAGAAGAACAGCATGACTTATTTTTTCGATACATTTCAGAAGAATCTGGTCAAATTGGTCTGATATTATCGAACATACTGTTGTGGCCTCTTTGTCACACCCTATGAGAATTAACTGACGTGTAACCTCCAGATGCCCTCTATCAGCAGCATACATCAACGATGTCAATCCACCattctgaaacaaaacaaatgacaTCAATGCTTGTTTGAAAATCTCAACAAACATGTCATAcaggtcgggctgttgtctctttagcacattccccatttccattcgcaATTTTAATAATGCGTAAAGCAATATAAATAAGATGAATATCAAATGAATCAGTGTCAAATATAACACTTTAAATTCCACATAAACAACAAACACACACCATTGTTTGTTGCAGAATATCAGAACATCCatcatatttttaatgttttattcggAATACAGTacaacctgtataaaccggccggcttCGGGACTACgaaaaagggccggtttggacagtgagccggtttattcaggtttccgttttgaccggaagttaatgacttgtgacgtccgacATTTTGCATGTACAAGttctctctgattgtaaattatatctgataaattaaaatactttcacttcgtttttcattgtttgcatttaCATCATAATGCTCGCGTTGTTTAGATTGTACACCcatgatcaataatttgaaatgttggaatggccgataaaaaagccagaatattatcaaacaTAATTTCATCCCTTTCGAAACGTTGTCGTTCAGTGTACAAtatccattgattgttgtcatccgggtgtttttcattatcaaggtcatttgtttaggggttcatAACAGGGAACCCAGGATTTCGAAATCACGATGCGAATTTCTTACTCTgggatttaaatttgtttatccaagttaaaacgtatgttcaatccgagatatattcggtgtgtcttttcgtttaattgacacgtttataatgttttaataaataatacagctcactactgtacgattgtaggttcacagtttgacacctgactaattgatAATCACGAAAAgccatattgtataaaaaaaaaaaattttttgattgcatatcgatcattgaaactaattagacaaaccggttttgacaggtaataattaatgtaattaagagtattgggacttcataattagaccggaattcgtaatacacagggtccggtttacaaagggtat
This window contains:
- the LOC139497602 gene encoding uncharacterized protein — its product is MSESIWTKLIHLNRDDFQDLVAAGTFASYENRVYLAGSCNIGKSSLASILIGEVIPKTWVSTEGLIIHFGRNGIDLQHRKMIPLKKGSGDILTKLLLGNPELKEQQRLIGESSLKRNVDVNIDEVPGDPVLNLTTNEYDSNQSNLEEFPPKQLQEANTTSRKTSSGRHQQIPSQIVQETVRGFQEPPIHTAYSIQDDLLEKIKKGTYSMNIAPSDLVDFGGQKSFDMTHQLFIQHRGTFILMFDGRKGLSTELEEYEQEDVTAASILVHWINSVLTYCNKSVDKIPRIVFAATHSDSFTEDEKKKLVVTFQEELTQLFSSHKLHEHIMYDRVFFINATDATDPAIDGLKDTLVDIAFQQSTWGQQMPIVWVPLDLQISDMRTHGVRLITKERLLEMNKSNKELALNERRVDDFLNVQHSIGKLLYFDEPNLRDFVVIQPSAMVNILRAFITDKMFWPKKGTIRGILQNLSLTGVLRKTDLYTLWSQPAFKDVMMNDRIKEYVVQVLLHLDILVEPKRYTDIETAADLFLVPCIVKTKIPRKMQNAATDDRTICIAFHLKETVIPSALAFKLIGAAISIWPLKVVDARFCLYFQSAVIDADNRNEIQIHVQGQRIVAYLVNDVSKHLISPDLATTTQECLTLALGRILQCYHRCFGKQSHKVMSDLFEIEVGEVCSGETCFIPLADAKKQTQWRCKNGKTHKTKCPLNWVFDKTKNHCDPNCKGLEAETETLRLKPVDQHFVYLAKIMEIEDFYKFFIYLGMTKADYDRLNFRYFSNPMDITLMGLFQWKERAESEQSSATIGNLLKALTAIDRQHYLCQLV
- the LOC139497604 gene encoding cyclin-dependent kinase 4 inhibitor C-like, with amino-acid sequence MENWNQGLVRAAKEGNVEDVKVCLQFGADINYKDNGGLTSLMYAADRGHLEVTRQLILIGCDKEATTDFHGVTAMMLAARGGQLEVVRLLIDKKCNKDVTTYDGKTALHLAAKFGHLQVTRYLVEHACISPLATTHQGKSPYDLAAEAKQGKYKEVMAYLEVHIFNDL